From the Cryptomeria japonica chromosome 2, Sugi_1.0, whole genome shotgun sequence genome, one window contains:
- the LOC131075395 gene encoding 2-hydroxyacyl-CoA lyase, whose product MAGQQVDGNNLAAAAFAKAGIDHMFGVVGIPVTSFANSAVKAGIRFIACHNEQSAGYAASAYGYLTGKPGILLTVSGPGCVHGLAGLSNAMINTWPMVMVSGSCDQADFGKGDFQELDQLNAVQPFVKFSGKAAKASQIPFLVSQALNVAAQGRPGGCYIDLPADVLHEYIDKLEADRLLAEVCPFQPIWALPKLAAAEFYAPEQDIQTAVSMLRQAQRPLIVVGKGAAYARAEAPLGDLVRLTGIPFLPTPMGKGLLSDTHELSATAARSLAIGQCDVALVVGARLNWMLHFGENPRWAADVKFILVDVSKDEIELRKPTLGLVGDARLVLQQINRDIKDEPFCLGRNHPWVERIVNKASENVKKMSAFLAKDVVPFNFQTPMRIIRDALLAQGSPAPVVVSEGANTMDVGRSVLVQTEPRTRLDAGTWGTMGVGLGYCIAAAMAYPERLIVAVEGDSGFGFSGLEVETLVRYKLPVVVIIFNNGGVYGGDRRNAEDIEGPYKDDPAPTSFVPGAAYHTVMEAFGGKGYLVGTPHELQSALDEAFTKRNPAVINVTIDPYAGAESGRMQHKN is encoded by the exons ATGGCGGGGCAGCAAGTAGATGGCAACAATTTGGCAGCCGCAGCGTTTGCGAAAGCAGGCATCGACCACATGTTTGGAGTGGTGGGCATCCCTGTCACATCGTTCGCCAACAGCGCGGTGAAAGCAGGCATCCGCTTCATTGCTTGCCACAATGAGCAATCGGCAGGCTACGCAGCGAGCGCCTACGGCTATCTCACGGGCAAGCCCGGCATCCTGCTCACTGTCTCTGGTCCAGGTTGTGTCCATGGCCTCGCCGGTCTCAGCAATGCCATGATCAACACATGGCCAATGGTCATGGTCTCTGGTTCCTGCGACCAGGCTGATTTCGGCAAGGGCGACTTCCAGGAGCTCGACCAGCTTAATGCCGTCCAGCCCTTTGTTAAATTCTCAGGAAAGGCCGCAAAAGCCTCGCAGATTCCCTTCCTTGTTTCTCAAGCGCTTAATGTTGCTGCCCAGGGCAGGCCTGGTGGGTGTTACATAGATTTGCCCGCGGATGTTCTGCATGAGTATATAGATAAATTGGAGGCAGATAGGCTTTTGGCTGAGGTTTGCCCCTTTCAGCCGATTTGGGCTCTGCCTAAATTGGCTGCGGCCGAGTTCTATGCTCCGGAACAGGATATCCAGACTGCTGTTTCGATGCTCCGGCAGGCGCAGAGGCCGTTGATTGTTGTGGGCAAGGGTGCTGCTTATGCAAGAGCCGAGGCTCCTTTGGGAGACCTGGTTAGGCTTACTGGGATCCCCTTCCTCCCCACTCCAATGGGCAAGGGGCTTTTGTCTGATACGCACGAGCTCTCTGCTACTGCAGCTAGGTCTCTGGCAATTGGGCAGTGTGACGTGGCATTGGTTGTGGGTGCTAGGCTTAATTGGATGCTCCATTTTGGGGAGAACCCCAGATGGGCTGCTGATGTTAAGTTTATTCTAGTGGATGTTTCAAAGGATGAAATTGAGCTCAGGAAGCCCACTTTAGGGCTTGTTGGTGATGCTAGGCTTGTTTTGCAGCAGATTAATAGGGATATCAAGGATGAACCATTTTGTCTCGGGAGAAACCATCCCTGGGTTGAGAGGATTGTTAACAAGGCTAGTGAAAATGTGAAGAAAATGAGTGCTTTCCTAGCAAAAGATGTAGTGCCCTTCAATTTTCAGACTCCCATGAGGATCATCAGAGATGCCCTGCTGGCCCAGGGATCCCCTGCTCCCGTAGTGGTGTCCGAAGGGGCTAATACTATGGATGTGGGACGGTCGGTGCTCGTTCAGACAGAGCCTAGGACTAGATTAGATGCTGGGACATGGGGAACCATGGGAGTTGGTTTGGGGTATTGCATAGCTGCAGCAATGGCTTATCCAGAAAGGCTTATTGTGGCTGTCGAGGGAGACTCTGGCTTTGGCTTTAGCGGACTTGAAGTTGAG ACATTAGTGAGATACAAATTGCCTGTCGTTGTCATCATTTTCAATAATGGTGGTGTCTATGGTGGAGATAGAAGAAATGCAGAAGATATTGAAGGGCCATACAAGGATGATCCCGCACCAACTTCATTTGTTCCAGGAGCAGCATACCATACTGTGATGGAAGCTTTTGGCGGAAAAGGTTATCTAGTTGGCACTCCTCATGAGCTTCAATCTGCTCTAGATGAAGCTTTCACAAAAAGAAACCCAGCTGTCATAAATGTTACCATAGATCCTTATGCAGGTGCCGAAAGTGGAAGGATGCAACACAAAAACTGA